A genomic segment from Nematostella vectensis chromosome 6, jaNemVect1.1, whole genome shotgun sequence encodes:
- the LOC5510541 gene encoding alpha-1B adrenergic receptor, which yields MNSSSGMNMRRLCTEYLLSKNVDMNFDYASEIAIIAINSVLTLPTIALNLFVITTIIKTPSLRKPSNILLCMLAFTDLGVGVIIQPLYIVRKIAVLMEDLTLYCRLLQCGDILAHLICVPSFFIVTATSVDRYLAITTGVRYRQIVTTFRVICAGIGSFMLAVLVTMTRILANKEKFMSLAALVMFACLCVIIYSYTKSVTALKNLQNKVAIGSPDSSGRKQARCVIDVDKYKHALGTLVMVTTVLFFCYIPFVSVVIGIAINGRSRSMNTAREATFSLLYLNSCLTPMVYSCRSKELREAGLRLLRLKRRGSDPTVSTTHFDQTAIEM from the coding sequence ATGAATAGTTCATCGGGAATGAACATGAGGCGACTCTGTACAGAATATCTACTCTCCAAAAACGTGGATATGAACTTTGACTACGCTTCCGAGATAGCCATCATCGCGATTAACTCGGTGTTGACGCTCCCCACAATCGCCTTAAACCTATTTGTTATCACGACGATTATAAAGACGCCCAGCTTACGGAAGCCTTCTAATATTCTTTTGTGCATGTTAGCTTTCACTGATTTGGGAGTCGGCGTTATTATCCAGCCTTTGTATATCGTGCGCAAGATCGCGGTGTTGATGGAGGATTTGACGCTTTATTGCAGGTTATTGCAATGTGGAGACATCTTAGCCCACCTTATTTGCGTCCCGTCTTTCTTTATTGTCACCGCGACTAGTGTTGATCGCTACCTCGCTATTACGACCGGTGTCCGCTATCGGCAGATCGTGACCACCTTCAGGGTAATTTGCGCTGGGATCGGGTCGTTCATGCTGGCTGTGCTTGTCACCATGACCCGCATACTCGCAAACAAAGAGAAATTCATGTCACTGGCAGCACTGGTGATGTTTGCATGCTTGTGTGTTATAATCTACTCCTATACAAAGTCAGTAACAGCGCTGAAAAATTTGCAGAATAAAGTAGCAATTGGTTCGCCTGACTCGTCGGGCCGTAAGCAGGCGAGGTGCGTGATTGACGTCGATAAATACAAGCACGCTTTAGGAACCCTGGTTATGGTAACCACAGTGTTGTTCTTTTGCTACATCCCATTCGTGTCTGTTGTCATCGGGATCGCTATCAACGGGCGAAGCAGGAGTATGAATACTGCTAGAGAAGCTACCTTTAGTTTGCTGTACCTCAACTCGTGCCTCACGCCAATGGTGTACAGTTGTCGAAGCAAGGAACTCAGGGAAGCAGGGTTGCGACTGTTAAGACTTAAGCGAAGAGGGTCTGACCCTACAGTGAGCACAACTCATTTCGACCAAACAGCCATTGAAATGTAG